The following nucleotide sequence is from Primulina huaijiensis isolate GDHJ02 unplaced genomic scaffold, ASM1229523v2 scaffold42959, whole genome shotgun sequence.
GCCAATTTGGAAGTGGTTAACACGGACCCCATGTATTGGTCCAGAaccgggtccgtgtagactctggaAATGGCAGGTCAGGAATACTTTGACACGGCCCCCGTGAGGGGGTCCGTCTAGTGATCCGGACACCTTTTTTTTTGGTACCCTACACACACTTCGAACCAAACACATACGTTGAAGCCAGGAAATAACAATTCTATAAATCTACATATCAAAATTGAAACTCGACCAAGCACCCAAGATGCAAGAATTGTACAGAGACTTCCCTGGCCTATTTGACGTTCTCAGTCCGCTGGTCACAATAGAATCCCCCCACACTTGAGAAATCCTACCATTAGTAAATAACCTACATGCACCACCACTCACTGAGATTAGCTCAAGAGctatgcataaaataaaatgagagaaaactaaaataaagatgaaagaaaaataaaactaaacacTGGGTTGCCTCCCAGCAAGCACTAAATTTATAGTCTATAGCCCGACTGTATTCCCTTATTCAATTTGGATCCTGCAGATCCACGGTAGTTGGCTCATCGGGCATAGTACCACCATGGTAAACCTTCAGCCTATGCCCATTCACCTTGAATGCACTAGCTGCTTCACTAGTGATCTCCACTGTCCTGTAAGGGAAAACTTGCGTGATGGTGTATGGTCCTGACCACCGTGAACGCAACTAGCCTGGCATCAACTTCAGTCGAGAATTGTATAATAGTACCAGCTGTCCCACCACAAATTCTCGATGGACGATGTTCTGATCATGCCAACGTTTGCTTTTCTCCTTGTAAAGCTTGGCGTTCTCGTAAGCATCCAACCTAAACTCATCCAATTCATTCAGTTCAAGCACTCTCTCGTCATCTGTGACTTTAGCATCAAAATTCAAGGATTTAGTAGCCCAATACGCCTTATGTTCAAGTTCTACGGGTAAATGACACGACTTCCCATACAATAATCTAAAAG
It contains:
- the LOC140969883 gene encoding uncharacterized protein — its product is MSPFRLLYGKSCHLPVELEHKAYWATKSLNFDAKVTDDERVLELNELDEFRLDAYENAKLYKEKSKRPYTITQVFPYRTVEITSEAASAFKVNGHRLKVYHGGTMPDEPTTVDLQDPN